In Phycisphaerae bacterium RAS2, the DNA window TACCGACGGCGGCGAACCAGGCTCATTCCAACCAGGGCCATCAACGCCAGGGACGCCGGTTCGGGCGCCCACGCGGCGGCACTGAACGTGCCGCTGCCGGTGAAAGGTGACGGCAGCGTGCCCAGCAGGTTGCCGGTGGCCACGTCGTAAATATAGAAGTTGGGCTGTGTCGTATTTGGGCCATCGGTCACGTAGTAGGCAATTCCCGCGTGGACCGCCAGCCCATCGATGTCCGTCTCACCAGCCGGATAGGGTGCGAGGAAGGTCTCGCTCGCGCCGGCCGTGTCGATGTGATATAGCCCGCGGACATTGGGCGCAGGGGCCGTGTCGCTCAAGCCATAAAGCTTGCCGTCGGTCAAATCGAAATCCAGTCCGCCGTAATCGTAGGTGGATGGGTGGACATAGACCTGCGAGGCGACCAGTGTGCCGGGGTCGATTTCATAGACGGCCTCGGTTGCGATGTTGCGCGTGCCGTACAGCTTGCCGTTCTTAAAGCCCAGCCCAACGAAATTAATGGTCGCCGCGTTGAACATCATCGTGCCGACATTGGTCGGTGTCAGCACAGGTCCGAACGGCGACTTAAACAAGGTCGAACCGTTGTTCCAGTAGAGCGTATTGGTCGCCGCGTCGTAGGCCATGCCCCACGGTTTCGCGTCCGTGCCGGCTCCCGAGTAAATCGGCGTCGCGACGCCCGTGGTCGGGTTGACATTGAAAATCGTGGCGGTGCCGGATTGATCGTTGCCGACGATTAACTGTCCGAATGACGGGGTCGCAACGAGACTTACGGCGGCGACGAGTAGTAGAACGCGACGCATGATCCACCTCCCGGAAAGGACTTGGGAGCTCGCACGTCGGCGAGTGTCCGTGGCTATCGCTCTCCGCGCATGGTCTCAAAAACCACGCCAAATTTCAAGCCATTTGCCAAAACGAGTAATTGAGATTTGCGGCATCGCCAATCAGGGCGTGAATCGCAGAGGATTATCGGCCGCCATTTGCTATCCGCCATGTCGGATTTATTCGCCGCAATCGACGAACGACCTGCCGGTGCGTGGATTCAAGACGGAAGCAGCCCCATTTTCTCCACCTGCCGGGCCCGATCAGGGCACCAGCATTTCGACAAATGCGCGAATATCGCCGCCATCCAGTCGTTGATCGCTGTTGCAATCCGCGCGACCGATGTCGCAGGAAGGAAAGGCCGCCGTATGGCCTGCCGGGTTCATGAGCGCCAGGACCATCGGTTCCAGGTCGGCGGCGCTCAGGGTGCCATCGCAGTTCAAGTCACCGGGAACGAACGGGATCGGCGTGAGTCGATGAATCAAAAAAACGCGGGCGGCTGCCTCGGTCGTCGCGCCGAGCGGGCCGTGCCCCGCGCCGGTCACGGGCCGGTAGTCGCGATACAGGTTGGCCGCATACATGGCATCACAGAGCCGGACGCTCTGTCGAATGGGAACCGCCGTATCACTCGTTCCGTGTGAAATGAAAAGCGGTGGATCGCCGGGTGTGAGCCATGTAATCGGATTGACCTGCATGCAAAGCTGGACCAGCGCGGGATACGGCGGAGTTGGATTGGCGAGGTTCGCGCGAATGTTTCCGATGCCCTGGCCCGGGGCGTCCCAGCCGACCAGATGCGATTCAGGTGAACCGGGATCGTCGTGATTGAACGCGCCGCCCGGCGGCGTGGTCACGTCGAGCTGCATGTTCAGGATGTCGGTCGGGCCGAAGAAATCGACCGCCGCCTGCACCGCGCTTGAAAACGCCAGGTTGCCGCCGGATGTTCCCTCCAGAGCCGGCGCATCGCCCGAGGTCGCCAGCAGCGCCGACAGATGCCCGCCGGCCGACGTGCCCCAGGAGCCGAACCGATTGACATCGAGGCTGTAGGTCGCGGCGTTGGCTCGAAGGAATCGCACCGCGCCCTTCACGTCATGGATCTGCGCCGGAAAAACGGCGCTTCCACTTAAACGGTAATTCACGCTGGCGACGACAAAACCCTGATCGCGCAGCTGCAGCGCCATGGCGGGCACGTTGTTGTGCGTGCCGCCCTGCCACCCGCCCCCGTGAATCCACAGCAGCATTGGATGCGGCGGCGTTCCCGCCGTCGGCATGTAAACGTCGAGAAAGACCGTCATCGTCCCGCCGGCATCAAGCGGCACCACGGCGTAGGGAACATCGTTGAACGTCGGTGTGATCTGGGCCTTGGCTGGGACGGGGCGAGTGACCGCGCCAAGCAAGGCCGCCAAGGTGAACAAGAGTGTCCGCTGGATGATCGGCGCGCCGGCTACCATAGCAACCTCCCCACGGCATGACGCTGGCAACTGACCCCGGACTATGCTCGGGGGTTCCATATCAGCCTAACGCCGAAGGGCCGACAGAATTGCGTAAGGGTCTCTCGCGAGATCCGCGTTACGCCAGATTCATCGTCATCAGGAACTCGGCGTTGCTCTTGACCTTCTTCAGGCGCGTCGTGAGCAGCTCCATCGCCTCGACGGGGTTCATGTCCACCAGCACGCGGCGGAGCTTATAGACCAGCTCCAGCTCCTTCGGGTCCAGCAGCAACTCTTCCTTGCGAGTGCCGGAGCCGGCGATGTCGATGGCGGGCCAGATACGCTTGTCCACCAGGCGCCGATCCAGGTGCAGCTCGCTGTTGCCGGTGCCCTTGAACTCTTCGAAGATGACTTCGTCCATCTTCGAGCCGGTGTCGACCAGGGCCGTGCCGATGATCGTCAGGCTGCCGCCCTCCTCCACAGCGCGGGCCGCGCCGAAGAATCGCTTGGGCTTTTGCAATGCGTTCGCATCGACGCCGCCGGTCAGAATCTTGCCGGAGTGCGGCACTTCGGTGTTGTACGCCCGCGCGAGGCGCGTGATCGAGTCGAGCAGAATCACCACGTCGCGGCCGTACTCCACCAGTCGCCGCGCCTTTTCGATCACCATTTCGGCGACCTGCACGTGGCGGCTGGCCGGCTCGTCGAACGTGCTCGACACCACCTCGGCCTTGGTGTGCCGCTGCATTTCGGTCACTTCTTCCGGCCGCTCATCGACGAGAAGAATGATCACATACGCATCGGGGTGGTTCGTCGTGATGGCGTTGGCCATCTTTTGCATCAAGACGGTCTTGCCGGTGCGCGGCGGCGCAACGATCAGCATGCGCTGGCCGAAGCCGATCGGCGTGACAATGTCGATCACGCGCATGTTGATTTCATCGTTGCTCGTCTCCAGCACGATTCGCTTGATCGGGTGATGCGGCGTGAGATCTTCAAAGACCGCTTTCTCGGTGACCTTGTCCGGCTCTTCGAAGCAGATCGCCTCGACCCGGAGCAGGGCAAAATATTTCTCGCTTTCCTTTGGCGGGCGAATCTGCCCGGCAACGATGTGCCCGCTTCGCAGACCAAAGCGTCGTATCTGCGACGGGCTGATGTAAATGTCATCCGGGCAGGGCACGTAGTTGTATTCCGGGCTGCGCAGGAAACCGAACCCGTCGGGCAGAATCTCCAGCACGCCCTCGCCGTACATCAGGCCGTTCTTGTTGATCCGCTCCTTGAGAATCTTGAAGATGAGTTCCTGCTTCTTCATCAGGGCGTAGTCGGTGATGCCCTCCTGCTTGGCCAGATCGTGCAGGTCGTTGACGGACATCTTCTGCAACTCGGTGATGTGCAGGTCGCCGCGCTTCACCTTCTCGTAGCGTTCGTGCGTCTCACGGTCGAGGCCCGGCCCGCCGGGGGTCGCGCCCTCGCCGGTCGGTCCCATCGCGCCCTCGCGCGGCGCGCCACCCTCGCCGGCGAGTCCGGCCGAGAAACCGGCGCCTTCCGTTTCGGCTCGCGCGGGGGATTCCGTGCGCACCGGCGCGTCATTTTGCGCAACCGGCTCGAGATCCAATTCGTCGTCCTGCGGCTCGAAGCTCTCCACCACCACGCCGGAGGGCTTTTCATTCCGTACGGGCTCGCGCCGCATGGGCTGGCGCGGATGTTTGGCGGACGGGCCGTCGCCGGGGCGGCGCGGCTTGCGAGGGGGATGAGCGCGGTTGTGACCGGGTCGTGGCATGTGAACTACCTCCCAGGGAGAGATGAAATGCTCAAAGCAGGTTCGTCGGAGTGGTAAAGGGGTTTGTCTTTTATCTTGATCGTGCGGGCCGCCGCAGAAGCCGGCCCGACGCAGGTTCCAGAATGGCGCGCCGCGCGGGTCGCACCGGGATTCCAATCTTGCGGGGGAAGAGTCGTCGATCAGGAGCGTTCGCCGAAATCCGCGAGAACCGCGGCGAAGACCCGTTCCACCTGCTGGCGCAGGTCCGTCAGGGTGGAATTGTTATGCACCATATGATCGGCTCTCGCCCGCTTCATGTCCAGAGGGTATTGGGAGTTTTCTCGTCGCTTCAGTTCTCCCGGCGTCCAATGGCGGGCCTTTTCGGACCTTCCTTTCCTTAATTCTTCCGTCGTATCAACAAAAACCACCGTATCGCACATCTGATCCAGCCCCGTCTCGAACAACAGGGGACTGTCCACAACAACCATGCGCACCGTGGGGTTTACCTCGGCATCGGCCATCAGCACCGAACGCCGCGCCGCGATCCGAGGGTGCAACAGCGCCTGCAGCCGGAGCCGCTGCGATTCGTCGTCGAAGATCAACTCCGAAACCTTCCGCCGGTCGACGCCGCCCTCCGGCGAGCGAATCGAATCGCCCCACCAGCCGATCAGCGTCTGCTGAACTTCGGGGGATGCAAGCTCCAGCGTGTTCAGCGCATCGGACGAAATCACGGCCGCGCCCAAGTCCGCGAGGATCGACGCCACCGTGCTCTTGCCGGAGCCGATGCCGCCCGAAAGACCCACCACGGGCTTGCTGCGACCTTCCTTCGTCACGCATCACCCGCCAGCCAAACGGGAGTCCGTCACCCTGGAGAACGCTTCCAGCTCAAGATGCTTCAGCTGAACGGAGGCGAGGCCATGAAACGGGCACGCACTTCACCAACCGCGCCGAAGTATGAAAAGTTGGGTCCGCCCGGCGAATCCATCCGCCCAGTACGAGTTGAACGTCATCCCTCCGCCAAAGCATAGCGTAGGGGCGAATGCGTTTCAATAGTGGTATGAGGATGGGGCTATGGCCTGATTCCGCGCCGCGAATTGGTAGCATGTGACAGCGCGGCAGCGCGTCGGATGCTAACCCAGCCAGCCGAGTTGCTCACTCAATTAGCAGGTCGGGGCTAAAAGCCACTCCGAATCCCAAAAAACTCGGGGATTCGCTACCTGAAAGCGACGGCTTGCCGTTGACTTCAGCGCGATATAATGTGGGCGTGTCCAACGTCCTTTCCTATCGGGCATTCGTCATGGCGATGGAGCGCGTCGAACGCAGGCTGCGACAAGTGACAGCCGCTCTCGACGCTGCCGGCATTCGATATGCCGTCATCGGAGGCAATGCCGTGGCCGTGTGGGTGGCCAAGTCGGACCCAGCGGCGACGCGCACCACGAAGGACGTCGACTTGCTCGTGGAACAGTGCGATCTTCCTCGTATTCGCGTGGCGATTGAGGGGATTGGTTTTCAGTATACCGATTTGAGACGGGTGGTTCTTTTTACCGATCCCGACGAACCAAGTCGAATGTCCGGCGTGCATCTGATTTGGGCGGGCAAGAAGGTGCGGCCGTCGTACTCCCATCCCGCGCCGACGTTGGATGAGGCCGTGCGCGATGCGGAGGGGTTCGCGGTTTTGAACCTGCCGGCGCTTGTGCGCATGAAGCTGACGTCGATGCGCGACATGGATCGAGTTCATGTCGCCGATCTGTTGCGCGTCGGAATGATCGACGAGAGCGTGCGCCGTGCGCTTCCAACGGACTTGCTGGCGCGACTCGACGAAATCGCCCGGTCAATCGAGGACGAGATGTAGGCCACACTGCATCCTGTCGTATGACTGCATCAGGAACCAAGCCCGACCTCCCGATTGAACTCCTCAATCCGCGCGTCCCAGCCGGCGGCCTCTTCAAACTGCTGCGTCCAGAAGTCCGGATCCCACAATCGGCGCAGCTCGTCCACGCCGCGCTGCTGCTGTTCGACCCACGTAAAGTACTTGAAGTTGTGCAGCGCCTTTCGGTCGTGGTAGCCCAGCTCGCGGAGGTGATCGACGCCGATGCCTTCGAGGTAGCGCGCGAAGTGCCGGCCGGCGAGCGAGTCGCTGTAAGCCCCGTGAGCGGCGCGCTGCTCTTCGATGCGTGAGGCGTACAGCTCCATCGAATCGGTCAGTGGGATGAACAGCACATCGCGCCCGTCCATCTCGTAATGCTTCGCGGTCTTGATTGCCGCAACGAGGTTGCACATGCTGGAAATGCCGATGTCCGGCAGGCGATCGATTACGTCGCGCGCGACGCCTTCCGCCTCCAATACCTTTCGCCCCGCGTCTTCGTTGAACAATCGCATCAGCGCCAGGCACTGCTCATCATCAATGGCCGCGACCAGGTCGGTGTTCCGCACGTTGTGAATCCACGGAATGTGCTTGTCGCCGATGCCTTCGATTCGATGGTCGCCAAATCCGCAGGCCAGCAGCGTGGGGCATTGCAGGGCTTCGACGGCGACGACGCGAACGTGCGGCGCAATCGTGCGAAGGTAATCGCCCGCGGCGATCGTGCCGGCGCTACCCGTCGCGGAGACGTAGCCGGCGAGGCGAAAGGGAGCCGCGGACTTCCGTCCGCGCGGCGCATCGGGAGCGTGCGCCGTATTGGAATCCGCGCGGGCTGAAGCCCGCGGCTCATTGATCGGCAACGAGGCGTGCAACTGCCGAAAAATATCTTCCACGATCGACCCCGTGACATGATAATGCCACGCCGCGTTGCCGAACTCCTCGAACTGATTAAAGATCACGCAATCGGGGCGCGTGCGCCGGATCTCCCAGCACTTGTCGTAAATCTCCTTGACGTTGCTCTCGCAGCCCGGCGTCGCGATCACCTCGGCCCCGATCGACCGCAACCACTCAAACCGCTCGCGCGACATGCCCTCGGGCAGGATCGCCACAGCCGTGCAGCCCAGCAGCACGCAGTCGTACGCCCCGCCCCGGCAGTAGTTTCCCGTGCTGGGCCAGACCGCCTTCTGCGTCGTCGGGTCGAACTGGCCGGTGACCAGCCGCGGCACGAGACAGCCGAAGGCCGCGCCGACCTTGTGCGCGCCGGTGGGAAAATGCTTCCCGACAATTCCGATGATGCGCGCGGGCACACCAGTGAGGGCGGGCGGAAACTCGATCCAGTTTCCGTTGTTGTAGCCGCCGCCGCAGGCGACCGGTTCGTTCTTCCATGTGATGCGAAAGAGATTGGCCGGATCGACGTCCCACAGGCCGACGTTCTTGAGGCGGTCCTTGATGCGCGGCGGGATGAGCGACGGGTCTTTCTGCTGCGCGAAGGTGGGGATGACGATGTTCCGCTCGCGGCAGAGGGCGATGGCGTTCGTGAGGGCGGACTCTGGAGAAATCTTCGTGCTCACAGGGGGCTCCGTTTACATGGTCGTCGCAGCGTCTAGTTTATCCGCTTTGCCGGTAAGGCCCAATGCAAGCATGGCGGTATAATGCGAGTGACAATTCCAAACTTCCTGCTTGAGGATCGCGCGTGAGTCTTGCGACCCAA includes these proteins:
- the coaE gene encoding Dephospho-CoA kinase: MTKEGRSKPVVGLSGGIGSGKSTVASILADLGAAVISSDALNTLELASPEVQQTLIGWWGDSIRSPEGGVDRRKVSELIFDDESQRLRLQALLHPRIAARRSVLMADAEVNPTVRMVVVDSPLLFETGLDQMCDTVVFVDTTEELRKGRSEKARHWTPGELKRRENSQYPLDMKRARADHMVHNNSTLTDLRQQVERVFAAVLADFGERS
- the nlhH_1 gene encoding Carboxylesterase NlhH gives rise to the protein MVAGAPIIQRTLLFTLAALLGAVTRPVPAKAQITPTFNDVPYAVVPLDAGGTMTVFLDVYMPTAGTPPHPMLLWIHGGGWQGGTHNNVPAMALQLRDQGFVVASVNYRLSGSAVFPAQIHDVKGAVRFLRANAATYSLDVNRFGSWGTSAGGHLSALLATSGDAPALEGTSGGNLAFSSAVQAAVDFFGPTDILNMQLDVTTPPGGAFNHDDPGSPESHLVGWDAPGQGIGNIRANLANPTPPYPALVQLCMQVNPITWLTPGDPPLFISHGTSDTAVPIRQSVRLCDAMYAANLYRDYRPVTGAGHGPLGATTEAAARVFLIHRLTPIPFVPGDLNCDGTLSAADLEPMVLALMNPAGHTAAFPSCDIGRADCNSDQRLDGGDIRAFVEMLVP
- a CDS encoding hypothetical protein (Transcription termination factor Rho) — translated: MPRPGHNRAHPPRKPRRPGDGPSAKHPRQPMRREPVRNEKPSGVVVESFEPQDDELDLEPVAQNDAPVRTESPARAETEGAGFSAGLAGEGGAPREGAMGPTGEGATPGGPGLDRETHERYEKVKRGDLHITELQKMSVNDLHDLAKQEGITDYALMKKQELIFKILKERINKNGLMYGEGVLEILPDGFGFLRSPEYNYVPCPDDIYISPSQIRRFGLRSGHIVAGQIRPPKESEKYFALLRVEAICFEEPDKVTEKAVFEDLTPHHPIKRIVLETSNDEINMRVIDIVTPIGFGQRMLIVAPPRTGKTVLMQKMANAITTNHPDAYVIILLVDERPEEVTEMQRHTKAEVVSSTFDEPASRHVQVAEMVIEKARRLVEYGRDVVILLDSITRLARAYNTEVPHSGKILTGGVDANALQKPKRFFGAARAVEEGGSLTIIGTALVDTGSKMDEVIFEEFKGTGNSELHLDRRLVDKRIWPAIDIAGSGTRKEELLLDPKELELVYKLRRVLVDMNPVEAMELLTTRLKKVKSNAEFLMTMNLA
- the cysK_2 gene encoding Cysteine synthase, whose translation is MSTKISPESALTNAIALCRERNIVIPTFAQQKDPSLIPPRIKDRLKNVGLWDVDPANLFRITWKNEPVACGGGYNNGNWIEFPPALTGVPARIIGIVGKHFPTGAHKVGAAFGCLVPRLVTGQFDPTTQKAVWPSTGNYCRGGAYDCVLLGCTAVAILPEGMSRERFEWLRSIGAEVIATPGCESNVKEIYDKCWEIRRTRPDCVIFNQFEEFGNAAWHYHVTGSIVEDIFRQLHASLPINEPRASARADSNTAHAPDAPRGRKSAAPFRLAGYVSATGSAGTIAAGDYLRTIAPHVRVVAVEALQCPTLLACGFGDHRIEGIGDKHIPWIHNVRNTDLVAAIDDEQCLALMRLFNEDAGRKVLEAEGVARDVIDRLPDIGISSMCNLVAAIKTAKHYEMDGRDVLFIPLTDSMELYASRIEEQRAAHGAYSDSLAGRHFARYLEGIGVDHLRELGYHDRKALHNFKYFTWVEQQQRGVDELRRLWDPDFWTQQFEEAAGWDARIEEFNREVGLGS